One Peptococcaceae bacterium genomic window, GCGATTAAATTGTCCTGCCCAGAACTCGTAGCGTTCATCAGGCTTCATCTTTTCCAGCCTTTCGATAAGCTCTCTCGTCTCTCGACCCCGCTCAACCGCAGGCACTTTTTCGCCCAGCAGCAGGTCGTAAACCACCGGGTTGGGGAACCTGCAATCCTGGCATTTCACTGCGCCGTTTATTTCATCGCCCCAATTTTTGCCTGCCGCGTCATCAGGATCCTTCAACCCTGGGCATGGAATCCCGATAATATATAATTGTTCTCTTTTCACCTGGTTGTCCTGGATCAAGCGGTTGACGCCGCGGCTGTCGCACCCTTTCACGAACAGGGCTACCTTGCCGTCGACAGCAGCCAGGTCCAGCAGGTACTTGGAAAGGTTATTGTGGCAGAATTCATCAAATACGAGCCTCTCGACATCTTCAACTTTGTCAATGAAGGTGGGGGCTGACTTGTACCAGGGATAACCCTTTTCCCAGCCCAAAACAAGGGCAACCTGGCCGCTGCTCAGGAGTTCCCGGGCTGTGTCGCGCATTTTTTGAGTAATTTCTTTCATTCCGGATCCCTCATCTTCCTGTTCGGCCCCATGGCCTTTATCTCTTCCACCAGCTGTGTCACGACCTGCTGGAATTTGGGTCCTTCCGAGCCGGAAATCCAGCGAACCTGGAAACGCTGGGGATCAATGCCCATGTATTCCAGCAAACGCTTGGTCAGCAGGTAGCGCCGGCGTGTAAAATAATTGCCGGTGCTGTAATGGCAGTCTCCCGGGTGACATCCCGCCACCAAGACACCGTCCAGCCCTTTTTGAAACGCGCGGATCACAAACTGGGGGTTGACCCGCCCGGAACAGGGGACCCGCAAAATGCGGATGTTGGGCGGGTACTGGAGCCTGCTCAAACCGGCCAGGTCCGCGCCTGCATAGGTGCACCAGTTGCAGGCAAAAACAAGTATTTTAGGTTCCCATGCCTTTTGCCCCGTTCCCTGTTTTTCAGCATTCAATCCTACAGACATAACGCATCCACCTCCGCCAGGATCTGTTCATTGGTGAATCCTTTCAGGTTCAGGGCGCCGGAGCGGCAGGCCACAGTGCACGCCCCGCAGCCCTGGCAAAGACCCGTGTTAACGGAGGCCACCTGGCGTTCTCTTGTTTTCCCGTGAACCCGCTCGGAAATTGTTTTTAATTCTATGGCCTTATACGGGCAGATGGAGATACACAGCCCGCAGCCGGAACAGACGGCCTCGTTCACGGCCGAAACAACCGGTTCGGTCGGCATTTCCTCCCTGCTCAAAAGGGCGCATACCTTGGCCGCCGCGGCGCTGGCCTGGGCTACGGAATCCGGGATGTCTTTGGGCCCCTGGCATGTCCCGGCCAAATAGACGCCAGCCGTATGCGTCTCCACTGGCCGCAGCTTGGGATGTGCCTCAGTGAAGAAATCGTGCTGGTCATAGGAAATGCCCAGTTTGCGGGCAAGTTCGCCGGCATCCCCGCGGGCGACCATGGCCGTGGCCAGCACAACCATATCGGCCTCCACCTCCACCGGCCTGCCCAGCAGGGTGTCTTCGCCGCGCACGATCAGTTTGCCGTGGCTCTGGTAGATTTTCGATACGCGGCCTCGCACGTACTGGACACCGTATTCATTGACCGCCCGCTGGTAGAACTCGTCATAATTCTTGCCGGGAGTACGCACGTCCATGTAAAAAACGATGGCCTGCGAATCCTTGATTTTTTCCCTGACCAGCGTGGCATGCTTGGCTGTGTACATGCAGCAGGTCTTGGAACAGTAAGGTTTACCCTTGGCCTCGTCGCGGGAACCTACGCACTTTACAAAAACCACGGTTTTTGGCTCTGTGTGGTCGGAGGGCCGCTTGATTTTCCCCATTGTAGGGCCGGAGGCGTTAATCATCCTTTCAAAGTGCAGCCCGGAAATAATGTCTGGATACCGGCCGTAGCCGTATTCGCCGTACACGCTCTCGTCAAAAAGGTCAAAGCCTGTAGCCACGACAATCGCCCCGTAGCGAACCGTTTCCAGGCGGTCTTCCTGTGTATAATCGACGGCGCCGGTGGGACACACCTTCTGGCAGACCCCGCATTTACCGGTTTTAAAATAAAGGCAGTTCTCCCTGTCAATGACCGGCTTGTTCGGAACAGCCTGGGGAAAAGGCGTATAAATCGCCTTGCGCGTCCCCAGCCCCATGTCGAATTCGCTGGCAACCCTGGTCGGGCATTTTTCCCAGCAAGTGCCGCACCCGGTGCACTTGTTCATATCAACCGAACGGGCCTTATGGCGAATGGTTACATCAAAATTCCCCACGTAACCGTCGACTTTTTCCACTTCACAGTAAGTCAGCAGGTTGATGTTCGGATTGCTGGCCGCATCAACCATCTTAGGAGTCAGTATGCAGGCCGAACAGTCCATGGTGGGAAAGGTCTTGTCGATCTGGGCCATCCTGCCGCCGATGGTCGGCTCTTTCTCGACGATGTCCACCACATAACCGGCATCGGCAATGTCCAGGGCTGCCTGGATACCGGCAATGCCCCCGCCGATCACCAGGGCCCTTTTGTGGATGGGGATACTTGACCTGCTTAAGGGTTCGTTCTTTAACACCTTGGCCACAGCCATCTTCACCAGGTCGAAGGCCTTGGCCGTCCCTTTCTCCTTGTCTTGGTGAACCCAGGAACACTGCTCGCGGATATTGGCCATCTCCAAAAGATACGGGTTGAGACCGGCCTTTTCCAGGGTTTTGCGGAAGGTCGGCTCATGCATGCGCGGTGAGCAGGAAGCCACCACAACCCTGTCCAGCCTGTGCTCCTTCACGGCATTGATGATTACCTGCTGCCCGGGTTCGGAGCACATGTACTTGTAATCAGTGCTGAAGGCCACCTGGGGAAGTCCCCCGGCCATCTTGGCCACTTTTTCGCAGTCAACCGTCTGGGCAATGTTGGTTCCACAATGACAGATAAAAACCCCGACTCGTTTCATCTTTACTCCCTCCCGCCCTTCACAGGATGCAAAAGCCCTTTATGTTTCAATAACGGCAGGGCATTGACCAGGTGCCTGTTGATGCCCAGCTCGCGCGCTTCAAAACCCAGGGCCAGGCCCAGGAGTTCCGTGATATAAAACACCGGCAGGTTGTAAACCGTCCCGTGCTGCTTCCCTACCTCTTTCTGCCGCATGTCCAGGTTGGTAAAGCACATGGGGCAAGCCGTCACGAAGCAGTCGGCCCCGGCATATCTCGCTTCTTCGTAAATCGGTTTCAGTATTTTCAAGCCGAATTCCGGGCTGATGGTGGGATGGCCGCCGCCGCAGCATTCCGTTTTATATCCCCAGTCCACCGGTTCGGCCCCTGCGGCTGATAGCAGCCTGTCCATGCTTACCGGGTTTTCGGGATCCTCAAACTGGGCAACCTTGGGCGGCCGAACAAGGAGGCATCCGTAGTAAGCGGCCACCCGCAAACCCTCCAGCGGCCGCAGGACCTTTTCCCTGATTTTGGCCGGCCCGATTTCGGTGTAAATGATGTCTAAAAGGCTCCTCACCGTAATCTTGGCCTCGTATTTCCGGTCGATAATCTTTTCAATTTCTTCCTTAGTTCGCCGGGAACTGCGGACCGCCGCTTCCGCAGCCTTCAACCGGGCATAACAGGCCGCGCAGGGAACGACCACATCAAGTCCTGCTTCCTCCGCGATGGCCAGGTTCCGCGCCGGCAGGGCAAGCGCCAAGTTATGGTCGGTGACATGCGCCGATGAAGAACCGCAGCAGTTCCATTCCGGGATCTCCCACAGCTCCAGCCCCAGGGCTTTGGCCAGCACCGGGGCGGACATGCCGAATTCAATCCCGGTGGAAGACAGCGAACACCCGGGATAATAAGCCAGTTTCATTTGCTAACACCTCCCTCGGAACGGGCGCGTTTGAAGATTTTTTTTACTTCGCCCCTGTCCCTGACAAGCTCCGGAAGTATGTGCAGTTTTCCCTTCAAGAACAACGGCAGCCCGTAAAGCACATCCTTAAACGGCTGCAAAGAAAGGAAGTTGAAAAGAACGATCAGGCCGCCCTCGTGGACACGCCCGAGCCTCTTGACAAGCTGCAAAAATATCCCGTGAAAAATATTGTTGTGTTTATGGGTTATATAACCCCTGGCTTTGGCCTCCAGGCGCAGAATCTCCATAACGCCGTGGATGTCCACTTCCCTTGGGCACCTGGTTGAACAGGTGTCGCAAAAAGCGCAGAGCCAGATTGTTTTCGACCGGAGAGCTTGCTCTTTCATACCAAGCTGCAAGAGCCTGATAATCTGGCGCGGCATGTAGTCCATGGCAAAAGAAACGGGACAGCCCGCCGAACATTTACCGCACTGGTAACAGCGTGTTATGTCGATGCCGTAATGTTCTTTCAATTCCCTGCTGACTTCAGGAGCATGCAGCAGCTCCCTGGATAGATTAACCCGTTCCATTTTTTGTCTCTTCCTTCCTTCCGGAAAATTAATGCCCGTCGCTAGACATTCAATTCTACACACTATTAAATTCTACATAATAAAACAGGATATGTAAACATTATCGGCACCCGTCGTTCGATAAAAATATCCGTCACGGCGCTTGCCGGTCAGGTTCTCTCAAAAACTGCCGATATTGCCGCTTTGATCAAATGTCAGTTCCATGTCTTCCCTGGCTATTTCCAGGTGGGTGGCGCTAAGCACGTAATCCCTGAGATTCTGGGACATCCATACTTCATCAAGGTAAAGGGTGTTCTTTATGCGGACGATGCTTATCCTATCCTTTTCTTTCTTTAAAGTTTTAAAGGCCATTTCCACCGCTTCCCTGTCGCTGCCGGCAGTGATGGGCACTGCCGCTCTCTGGAAATACCCTGTCGTAATCGCGTTAAGGTAAGTCGCCCGGAAATCAATCTTGTCAACCAGTTTTCTGGTGGTAAAGTCTGCCAGCCCTATGCCGTTCGCATTCCCGTGGGATTCCAGGGAAAGGTCAAGAACCACCAGCCTTTTAATGCGGGGTTTTTCGGGCTCGGGCAAACCGTCGATGCGCCACCGGCCAATGACGTTGCTGTCCATGCCGGTGCCGCTGTAGTTTTTGCCCATTTCGTCCACAATTAACAGGTCTATCTCTTCCACAGGCAAAGACGGCCTAAGCCCATCAGACTTTTTCAGCAGCGCGGCCTCCTGTTCTTCGAATTCAGCAGGTTTTAAACCGTAAAGCCCTGCCGTTTCGTCGTACCCGTTTTCCAAAATGGCGATACCGCCGAGAATGTTAACCCGCTGGCTTACAACCCTGGCCAATTCCAGGATCACCTGTCCCATTTCCTCCGGCCCGCAGGAGTGAATGGCCTCAGCCCCGGGAACCCTTCCCAGGCCAATCCCGATCATTTTTAAAATCCCCGATTCACGCGGGGCCCTAAAAGCCGTGTGTCGTTTTACCCTGTTAACCACTACCACTCCGTCGCATTCCACCGCCTCCCTGGCGCAGTACACATCGACCCTGTGTGACGGCGTTACCCCAATTTTTACAACCTCCTCTGAACAGCTTATGGGGCACCCCACAGTACCTTCTGTAATGCCCAGGCTGGCCAGCACCTTTCTTTGCCCTTCAGGGGTACCTCCTCCGTGGCTTCCCATCGCCGATACAAGAAACGGTTTGCCGCCCAGTTCATAAATCCGGCCCGCGATGCGGGAAAGAATCAACGGTATATTTTTTATACCCCTGCTCCCGGCAGTGATGGCGACCCTGTCGCCCTTTTTGATCGCTTTATCCAGTTCCAGCTTGTCCAACTCCTGGTCCAAACGCGTCGTGATGTTTTCAACCCTGTCCCCGGGAAATTTTTGTCTCACTTTCATGAATCTGGGATACATAATCTCACCACACCGGCATTTTTTCACTCTATAAGTATCACGTAAAACACGACTAATTTCAACACAAAAAACGGTCCTTTCGGGCAAGGACCGCCTTCTTCATCGCTTTTTATCATTCTGCCAGGCTCAAAATTCCTTCCGCCACCTCTTTGAAAACAGGCGCAGCCGTTTCGCCCCCGCGCAGGCCGGTGCTGGTTCCGACGGCGTTTTCTTCCACCATGACCGCTATCGCCAGGCGGGGGTTATCAAGAGGTGTGAACCCGGCAAACCAGGCAATCACTTTTTGGGAATCATTAGCCTGGGCTGTGCCTGTCTTTCCCGCCGTGCCTTTCCCTTCCAGCCAGGCCGGACGGCCAGAACCGCTTTCTGCGGCAGCTGCCAGGGCATCCACCAGGAAATCACAGGTCTTTTTGCTTATTACCTGTAGAGGGGGACTGCCAGGAAACTGGTGGATGACTTCGCCCTGGTAATTGCGAATTTCAGAAACAACCCGCCAGGGGCGGTAATACCCGCCGCGAGCGATTGTCGCATAGAGGTTGGCTATCTGCAAGGGGCTCACCAGGACTCCCTGCTGCCCGATTGAGGCGTTGCCCACAAGGGCGGGAGGCGACTGGCTGTTGATATTCACGGTAAACCCCAGTTTGGAAGCGTACTCCGCCAGCTTTGCACCGCCCAGCCTCAAACCCAGCCCCACAAAAGTGGTGTTGCACGATTTGCAGATCGCCTCCTTCAAATCAACCCTGCCGTGCGGGCCAAGACACCTGATCCTGGTTCCATCGGCGAAGTCGTGCGTGCCGGTGCATTCAAAGACCTCGTCAGGCTGGAGAAGACCTTCCTCCAGTACGCCGGCGGCTGTCACCATTTTGAAGACCGAGCCAGGATAAAAAGCTACCCTTTCCGTCCTGTCGATCAACTCATCGCGTCCTTTAAGATAATTCCCGACCTGGTTCTGGTCAAAGTTGGGCCTGCTGGCTGCAGCCAGCACGTCGCCGCTCGCTATGTCAAGGACAACAACTGCACCCCTGACCAGCGACCTGTCCATCACCCGTTCCACGATCTCCTGGTATCGCCGGTCAATTGTCAGGACAAGGTGATTGCGCCAGGGATCGGCCGTTCCTTCCTGGATTTTATATCCCAATCCCTGCAGCAGCCGCCCGTTGGCATCGGCAATACCCACGATCTTCATCTCCGGCCCCGACCCCCGCAAGACCTCTTCATATTTGCCTTCCAAACCAGCCACCCCGATCCTGTCCGTGAGCCGGTAGGCGGTGGGCAAGTTACTGCTGGAATCCGCAGTCTTCCTCTTTTTTGTGAGGTCCTGCCACTGCTGTTCGCTTATCTTGTTCAGATAGCCTACCAGGTGACTGGCCAGGGCGGCAGGACCGTATCTCGTCTTTAGCGGAAG contains:
- a CDS encoding penicillin-binding transpeptidase domain-containing protein, which translates into the protein MNKRIVYILGMVWALFFIVIVRMAYLQLYEGHNSGSALAARALRYRTQAMPGEEYYRGEILDCNLVSLTDSGIRPALVAFPSSIKSVGDTARELEKSVGIATSHTEAAIKRAQDTFGSRSPVVLKTNLTPEEVEKITAAQFEGIAVLPLKTRYGPAALASHLVGYLNKISEQQWQDLTKKRKTADSSSNLPTAYRLTDRIGVAGLEGKYEEVLRGSGPEMKIVGIADANGRLLQGLGYKIQEGTADPWRNHLVLTIDRRYQEIVERVMDRSLVRGAVVVLDIASGDVLAAASRPNFDQNQVGNYLKGRDELIDRTERVAFYPGSVFKMVTAAGVLEEGLLQPDEVFECTGTHDFADGTRIRCLGPHGRVDLKEAICKSCNTTFVGLGLRLGGAKLAEYASKLGFTVNINSQSPPALVGNASIGQQGVLVSPLQIANLYATIARGGYYRPWRVVSEIRNYQGEVIHQFPGSPPLQVISKKTCDFLVDALAAAAESGSGRPAWLEGKGTAGKTGTAQANDSQKVIAWFAGFTPLDNPRLAIAVMVEENAVGTSTGLRGGETAAPVFKEVAEGILSLAE
- a CDS encoding CoB--CoM heterodisulfide reductase iron-sulfur subunit B family protein; the protein is MKLAYYPGCSLSSTGIEFGMSAPVLAKALGLELWEIPEWNCCGSSSAHVTDHNLALALPARNLAIAEEAGLDVVVPCAACYARLKAAEAAVRSSRRTKEEIEKIIDRKYEAKITVRSLLDIIYTEIGPAKIREKVLRPLEGLRVAAYYGCLLVRPPKVAQFEDPENPVSMDRLLSAAGAEPVDWGYKTECCGGGHPTISPEFGLKILKPIYEEARYAGADCFVTACPMCFTNLDMRQKEVGKQHGTVYNLPVFYITELLGLALGFEARELGINRHLVNALPLLKHKGLLHPVKGGRE
- a CDS encoding hydrogenase iron-sulfur subunit; its protein translation is MSVGLNAEKQGTGQKAWEPKILVFACNWCTYAGADLAGLSRLQYPPNIRILRVPCSGRVNPQFVIRAFQKGLDGVLVAGCHPGDCHYSTGNYFTRRRYLLTKRLLEYMGIDPQRFQVRWISGSEGPKFQQVVTQLVEEIKAMGPNRKMRDPE
- a CDS encoding DUF362 domain-containing protein; the encoded protein is MYPRFMKVRQKFPGDRVENITTRLDQELDKLELDKAIKKGDRVAITAGSRGIKNIPLILSRIAGRIYELGGKPFLVSAMGSHGGGTPEGQRKVLASLGITEGTVGCPISCSEEVVKIGVTPSHRVDVYCAREAVECDGVVVVNRVKRHTAFRAPRESGILKMIGIGLGRVPGAEAIHSCGPEEMGQVILELARVVSQRVNILGGIAILENGYDETAGLYGLKPAEFEEQEAALLKKSDGLRPSLPVEEIDLLIVDEMGKNYSGTGMDSNVIGRWRIDGLPEPEKPRIKRLVVLDLSLESHGNANGIGLADFTTRKLVDKIDFRATYLNAITTGYFQRAAVPITAGSDREAVEMAFKTLKKEKDRISIVRIKNTLYLDEVWMSQNLRDYVLSATHLEIAREDMELTFDQSGNIGSF
- a CDS encoding 4Fe-4S dicluster domain-containing protein translates to MERVNLSRELLHAPEVSRELKEHYGIDITRCYQCGKCSAGCPVSFAMDYMPRQIIRLLQLGMKEQALRSKTIWLCAFCDTCSTRCPREVDIHGVMEILRLEAKARGYITHKHNNIFHGIFLQLVKRLGRVHEGGLIVLFNFLSLQPFKDVLYGLPLFLKGKLHILPELVRDRGEVKKIFKRARSEGGVSK
- a CDS encoding 4Fe-4S dicluster domain-containing protein, whose amino-acid sequence is MKEITQKMRDTARELLSSGQVALVLGWEKGYPWYKSAPTFIDKVEDVERLVFDEFCHNNLSKYLLDLAAVDGKVALFVKGCDSRGVNRLIQDNQVKREQLYIIGIPCPGLKDPDDAAGKNWGDEINGAVKCQDCRFPNPVVYDLLLGEKVPAVERGRETRELIERLEKMKPDERYEFWAGQFNRCIRCYACRNICPACNCRECVFDRAVPEWLGKANNLVENQFMQLTRAIHVAGRCIECGECERACPVNIPLMALNRKIINDIEELFGEEPAGLDPEKKTPLGRFELDDPEKFM
- a CDS encoding CoB--CoM heterodisulfide reductase iron-sulfur subunit A family protein: MKRVGVFICHCGTNIAQTVDCEKVAKMAGGLPQVAFSTDYKYMCSEPGQQVIINAVKEHRLDRVVVASCSPRMHEPTFRKTLEKAGLNPYLLEMANIREQCSWVHQDKEKGTAKAFDLVKMAVAKVLKNEPLSRSSIPIHKRALVIGGGIAGIQAALDIADAGYVVDIVEKEPTIGGRMAQIDKTFPTMDCSACILTPKMVDAASNPNINLLTYCEVEKVDGYVGNFDVTIRHKARSVDMNKCTGCGTCWEKCPTRVASEFDMGLGTRKAIYTPFPQAVPNKPVIDRENCLYFKTGKCGVCQKVCPTGAVDYTQEDRLETVRYGAIVVATGFDLFDESVYGEYGYGRYPDIISGLHFERMINASGPTMGKIKRPSDHTEPKTVVFVKCVGSRDEAKGKPYCSKTCCMYTAKHATLVREKIKDSQAIVFYMDVRTPGKNYDEFYQRAVNEYGVQYVRGRVSKIYQSHGKLIVRGEDTLLGRPVEVEADMVVLATAMVARGDAGELARKLGISYDQHDFFTEAHPKLRPVETHTAGVYLAGTCQGPKDIPDSVAQASAAAAKVCALLSREEMPTEPVVSAVNEAVCSGCGLCISICPYKAIELKTISERVHGKTRERQVASVNTGLCQGCGACTVACRSGALNLKGFTNEQILAEVDALCL